Proteins from a genomic interval of Poecile atricapillus isolate bPoeAtr1 chromosome 1, bPoeAtr1.hap1, whole genome shotgun sequence:
- the ATP6AP2 gene encoding renin receptor, translated as MTLRRRLVSSVESRPSILNTARRLAAVAVRQAAGGALGVCIGGAARRRLMAVMGRRGGAGRALGLAALVAAACVAGVCGGEFSILRSPQSVVFRDGSWPIPGERIPDVAALTMGFSVEEDLPWPGLGVGDLFHRPQATVLVTVKGVDKLPVKGFSYPIENAVPFSLDSVANAIHALFSEETPVVLQLAPSEERVYMVGKANAVFEDLSVTLRQLRNRLFQDNSVLSSLPLNSLSRNNEVDLLFLSELQVLRDITSLLSRHKHLAKDHSPDLYSLELSGLEEVGKRYGEDSQQFKDASQILVDSLQKFADEMFNLYGGNAVVEVVAVKEFNSPLSRKTRSILQASQSEKENPYNLAYPYNYDYSVIFNIVLWMMIGLALAVIVISYNLWNMDPGYDSIIYRMTNQKIRMD; from the exons ATGACGCTACGCCGGCGATTGGTCAGCTCTGTCGAGTCCCGCCCATCCATCCTCAATACGGCTCGCCGATTGGCTGCGGTGGCTGTCCGTcaggcggcgggcggggcgctCGGTGTGTGTATCGGCGGCGCGGCCCGGCGGCGGCTCATGGCGGTCAtggggcggcgcggcggggctgGCCGGGCCCTGGGGCTCGCGGCGCTGGTGGCAGCGGCCTGTGTCGCCG GTGTATGTGGTGGTGAATTCAGTATCTTACGATCACCTCAGTCAGTTGTTTTCCGAGATGGAAGTTGGCCGATTCCGGGCGAGCGGATCCCAGATGTTGCTGCATTGACCATGGGCTTTTCTGTTGAAGAA GACctgccctggcctggcctgggtgTGGGTGATCTGTTTCACCGGCCTCAAGCCACTGTGCTGGTGACAGTGAAGGGCGTGGACAAGCTGCCTGTGAAAGGGTTTTCTTACCCCATTGAGAAT GCTGTTCCTTTCAGTCTGGACAGTGTTGCAAATGCCATCCATGCTCTGTTTTCTGAGGAGACGCCCGTGGTGTTGCAGCTGGCCCCCAGTGAGGAA AGGGTGTACATGGTGGGCAAGGCCAACGCTGTGTTTGAGGATCTCTCTGTCACACTGCGCCAGCTCCGGAACCGCCTGTTCCAGGACAACTCCGtcctcagctccctccctctCAACTCCCTCAGCAGGAACAATGAG GTTGACTTGCTTTTTCTGTCAGAACTTCAAGTCCTACGTGATATTACAAGCCTG CTGTCTCGACACAAGCACTTAGCCAAAGATCACTCTCCAGACCTTTATTCCCTGGAACTGTCTGGTTTGGAAGAGGTTGGAAAACGATATGGGGAAGACTCTCAGCAGTTCAAGGATGCTTCTCAAATTCTTGTAGACTCTTTGCAAAAG tttgcAGATGAGATGTTTAATCTGTATGGTGGGAATGCAGTAGTAGAAGTGGTGGCTGTGAAGGAGTTTAACTCTCCCCTCTCAAGGAAGACTCGCTCCATTCTCCAGGCTTCACAG agtgaaaaagaaaatccatatAACCTTGCCTATCCATATAACTACGACTACTCTGTAATCTTCAACATTGTTCTGTGGATGATGATAGGTCTTGCTTTAGCTGTGATAGTTATCTCCTACAACCTCTGGAACATGGATCCTGGCTATGACAGCATTATTTATAGGATGACAAATCAGAAGATAAGAATGGATTGA